Within the Dolichospermum compactum NIES-806 genome, the region NNNNNNNNNNNNNNNNNNNNNNNNNNNNNNNNNNNNNNNNNNNNNNNNNNNNNNNNNNNNNNNNNNNNNNNNNNNNNNNNNNNNNNNNNNNNNNNNNNNNNNNNNNNNNNNNNNNNNNNNNNNNNNNNNNNNNNNNNNNNNNNNNNNNNNNNNNNNNNNNNNNNNNNNNNNNNNNNNNNNNNNNNNNNNNNNNNNNNNNNNNNNNNNNNNNNNNNNNNNNNNNNNNNNNNNNNNNNNNNNNNNNNNNNNNNNNNNNNNNNNNNNNNNNNNNNNNNNNNNNNNNNNNNNNNNNNNNNNNNNNNNNNNNNNNNNNNNNNNNNNNNNNNNNNNNNNNNNNNNNNNNNNNNNNNNNNNNNNNNNNNNNNNNNNNNNNNNNNNNNNNNNNNNNNNNNNNNNNNNNNNNNNNNNNNNNNNNNNNNNNNNNNNNNNNNNNNNNNNNNNNNNNNNNNNNNNNNNNNNNNNNNNNNNNNNNNNNNNNNNNNNNNNNNNNNNNNNNNNNNNNNNNNNNNNNNNNNNNNNNNNNNNNNNNNNNNNNNNNNNNNNNNNNNNNNNNNNNNNNNNNNNNNNNNNNNNNNNNNNNNNNNNNNNNNNNNNNNNNNNNNNNNNNNNNNNNNNNNNNNNNNNNNNNNNNNNNNNNNNNNNNNNNNNNNNNNNNNNNNNNNNNNNNNNNNNNNNNNNNNNNNNNNNNNNNNNNNNNNNNNNNNNNNNNNNNNNNNNNNNNNNNNNNNNNNNNNNNNNNNNAAAAATTATGATTTTAAATGGACGCATGAGAGCAATAGTACAAGACAACGGTCCGATACATAGATGCAAGGAAGTTCAGCAGTTATGGAAAAAGTGGGAAGACATGGGTTTGTACATTTTCTTTTTACCAAAATACTGCTCCGAAATGAACCCAATCGAATTAGAGTGGCAGCACCTTAAAAAAGATGAGCTATCCGGGCAAATATTTGATGATGAGTTAGACCTTGCTTACGCTGTCATTAATGGTGTTACAGCTAGAGGAAAAAAGCAAACTATAGTACACATCGTGTAAAATTTAACTTTAGCTCCTATGATTAAGGTTTTGTTACATAGTTATAAATTTTCCCGCCTACCTACTTACCATATTTCCTGGAATGCAATTCCAGCCTGGGTTTGTGATCAATGCGGTGAATCACTTTTTGAAACTCATGAAGTCGAATTAATTCAAGAAGCCCTCACCGTTTCAGATCGAGAAACAGCCGATTTAGTAAGTTCATCATCACCTTAGTTAGTAGGTTGGGTTGACATATAAAAATCCAACAATACCCATCATTAATAACACTAAATTACAACCCAAAAACCCTGTATCTGTTAACATCATCTCACCCAACGATCACCAACTATTATGTAAATAAGAGAAGACGATAGAACTATGACAGATACACCCAGGCTTAATTTATATCATATCCCCAGGTGATTTTGCAATGCTTGACGCATTTCGTTGACGGGGACTGTTTCTTGTTGTAACCAGATTTTTAAGGCTGCTGCACCTTGTTGGACAAGCATTTCTAAACCATCAATAATAATTGCTCCTTGTTTTTCTGCCAACTGCAAAAATTTGGTAGGTTTGGGAATATAAATTAAATCATAGACAATGGTATCACCAGGCAAATAACCAATTTCTTGGCTACTTAATGGCGATTCTTCCATATAAGGATACATTCCAATGGGGGTTGTATTTACCAACAGGTTAGCTTGGTGGAGTAGGTTCGGTAATTCTTGCCATTCATGCACCTGAAATTTATCTGCAAAAGGTGAATTTTGCCAACTTTGATGAAATGCTTGTAATTTCTGAAAATTCCGCCCCACGACGTGAATTTCTGCAAAACCAAGTTGAATACAACCAGCAACCACAGCCCTCGCAGCCCCACCATTCCCTAAAATTACCGCTTTTTTCTGACTCCAATCTTGATGATATGTTGTTTGTAATAGGGACATAAATCCTTCCACGTCTGTATTTGTCCCTACCCATTTATCACCCTGACGAGTGACAGTGTTCACTGCACCGATAGCTTGGGCGACAGGAGAAATTTCGGATAATAACGGTAATATTGCTTGTTTATGGGGAATTGTGATGCTAAATCCTACTACACCAATACTAGCAAACCCGGCGATCGCTCTCTCTAAATTTTCTGGTGCAATGGGAAAAGGCAAATACACATAATCTAATCCCAGTTTAGCCAAAGCCGCATTGTGCATTAATGGAGAAAGGGAATGTTCTACAGGATGTCCAATAACTCCCAAAAGTTTCGTTTTTCCAGTAATCATTTTTATCAATTTTTATTTATTCGTCATCTAATAATTTAATTGACAATTAAGCATTTGTGAAAAATTGGTTTATTAAACTTAATTCAAATTTTTTATCCTCATTGTTATTGTATATCCAAAGGTAAATTTTGAGGAAACTGCATTTTATGTAAATAAGCATATCTTCCCCCCAGGGTAATTAATTCACTATGATTACCCTTTTCTATTACCTTACCTTTTTCTAAAACTACAATTAAATCAGCATTTTGGATAGTAGAAAGACGATGAGCAATCACTAAACAAGTCCGATTTTTTAATAATATTTGTAATCCCTGTTGAATTAAATACTCTGATTCCGTATCCAGCGCAGAAGTAGCTTCATCTAAAATTAGAAGTTGGGGATTTTTAATCAAAGCTCTAGCAATAGCTAAACGTTGTCTTTGTCCACCCGATAACTTTACACCCTTTTCAACAATTAAAGTATCATATTGTTGGGGTAAATTAATAATAAATTCATGAGCATGAGCAATTTTAGCCGCAGTTTCTACTTCTGTATGACTCACACCAGGTTTACCATAAGCAAGTAGGTTGGTTTGACGCAAGGAAACCCAACATTTAATTAATCAAAACACACCAAAAAGTTAATAATCTAATTTCGTCTATACTGGAGATGTCTATTAATTATGCGGTTGACAAATAAAGCCCGATAAACATATTCACCCCTGTTCTAGTTTGTCAATAGGTAAGTCCTCAATTATTATAAAAATAACTTAATATTTCTTTGTAATATGCAAACAAGTATCACTCCTTCTACAAATCCGATTCCTGGTCAATATTGGCAATGGCGCGGACACAACGTATACTATATCCAAGCAGGAGAACCACAACCCCAGCGTCCACCCCTACTATTAGTGCATGGTTTTGGTGCTTCCACAGACCATTGGCGCAAGAATATCACAGAATTGAGTGCAGATTTCCAAGTATTTGCTATTGACCTGTTAGGATTTGGGCGTTCCGCAAAACCTAATTTACAGTATAGCGCCGACTTGTGGCGTGATCAACTACATGATTTTATCAGTGAAGTTATCGGTCAAAAAACAATTTTAGCAGGTAATTCTTTAGGAGGTTATGCTTGTTTATGCGTTGCTTCCCAACGTCCTGAAAGTGCCGCTGGTGTAGTATTACTTAATAGTGCAGGTCCCTTTTCCCAACCAGAAAATCAGATTCAACCTTCTATAAATCCTCTGCAAAAACTTTTGGGTAAACCTGTTAAATGGGCATTTAAACAGCGTTTAGCTCAATCTTTATTATTTCAATATACGCGCCAAAAGTGGGTAATTCGCCGGACTTTAGAAAAAGTTTATCTTGACAAAAGTGCAATTACAGATCAATTAGTAGCAGAAATTCAGCGTCCAGCTTTTGACAAAGGGGCGTTAGATGTCTTTGTTTCTGTTTTTAGCAGTCCTCAAGGAGCGAAAGTTGACGTTTTGCTTAAACAATTAACTTGCCCATTATTGTTATTATGGGGAGAAGCAGATCCTTGGATGAAAGCAAGAGAACGTTCACAAAAGTTTCATGAATATTATCCCCAATTAACAGAATATTTCCTCACCGCCGGTCATTGTCCCCATGATGAAATTCCCGAACAAGTGAATTCACATTTACGTGATTGGATAATTAGTTTGAGTTAATACCAAATGAAGTTAAATGATAATTGAATGTAGATAAATACAGATAACAATTACTCTATTTAGCCTCATCTAAAATTGGTATTATACCAAAAGAGTTTGCTTAAAAGTTAGAATCCAAACGATTGGCAAAGGCTGCTACTGCAATCATCGGCAAGCCAACAACCAGACAATGGGGCTGTATAAAATAATTTATTCATCAAACCCCATTGGCTGAAAATGATCTGCAAAATAATAGTGCTGGCAATTGCCACATACATTGCTTTTTGATCGCCAATTTCTCGATTAATTCCGCGAATTTTATCAACAATAGCAACACCTAATTGGGTAATACTTAACAGGTAAAAAATTCTGCCTACTACTAAAGCTTGAATTGCCATTATGCGGGCAACGGCAACATCTCCAGTTGTTTGTTTGATCCACTCAAAGACACCGAAAATTAAAATCCAGTTAAAGATAGAAATGAGGACAATACGTTTAACTAAATTAGGAGAAAGTAATTTTTCATTGGGATTACGTGGAGGTTGTTGCATTACCCGATCAGACTTGGGTTCAAAAGCCAAAGGAACTGTCATAGCAATGGAATTTACCATATTTAACCAAAGAACTTGTAAAGATAGAATTGGTAAATCTCTGGCTAATAAAACGCTAATTAAGATCGTCATAGATTCACCATCATTGACAGGGAGAATAAAAGCGATCGCTTTCAATAAATTACTGTAAACTGTTCTTCCTTCCTCCACCGCAGCTTCGATAGATGCAAAGTNNNNNNNNNNNNNNNNNNNNNNNNNNNNNNNNNNNNNNNNNNNNNNNNNNNNNNNNNNNNNNNNNNNNNNNNNNNNNNNNNNNNNNNNNNNNNNNNNNNNNNNNNNNNNNNNNNNNNNNNNNNNNNNNNNNNNNNNNNNNNNNNNNNNNNNNNNNNNNNNNNNNNNNNNNNNNNNNNNNNNNNNNNNNNNNNNNNNNNNNNNNNNNNNNNNNNNNNNNNNNNNNNNNNNNNNNNNNNNNNNNNNNNNNNNNNNNNNNNNNNNNNNNNNNNNNNNNNNNNNNNNNNNNNNNNNNNNNNNNNNNNNNNNNNNNNNNNNNNNNNNNNNNNNNNNNNNNNNNNNNNNNNNNNNNNNNNNNNNNNNNNNNNNNNNNNNNNNNNNNNNNNNNNNNNNNNNNNNNNNNNNNNNNNNNNNNNNNNNNNNNNNNNNNNNNNNNNNNNNNNNNNNNNNNNNNNNNNNNNNNNNNNNNNNNNNNNNNNNNAAGTCCTACATCTGTCAAAATCATATCAGCAGCTTCTTTGGCTACTTCCGTACCCGCCCCACCCATTGCAATGTCAATATCCGCTTGTTTCAACGCTGGTGCATCATTAACACCATCCCCTGTCATAGCGACTATTTCACCTTTAGATTGCAGTGCTTCCACAATTCGCAATTTCTGTTCTGGCGCTACACGGGCAAATACTACCCCATCTTCTATGGCTGTGGCCAGTTCTGGTTTGTCAATTGTCGTCAGTTCCGCACCTGTAAAAGCCCTCACTTCCCGATGATGATTAAAACCCATCCTGGATGCGATCGCAGCAGCCGTGACAGCATGATCACCTATAATCATTTTCACCTGGATACCAGCTTGTTGACAGGGTTTCCACTACGGGTAACTTGCGAACAATGGCGTGACGGCTGGCCGTGCGGGAAACACCAATTGCTAAGGTAACGGTAACCAGCGATCGCACTTTCGGCTTTTGATTCTTGGACAAAACCAATAATAGCATTAATTAAAGTTACACCCCAAATCACTCCAGCATTCACCCATTTTTTACTTCAGAGTTTTATCCTGATTGGATAATTTTACAATATACATTACTGATATTTGACATAAATTTCTATTTTAATATTTTCGGTATAGCATCTACTACAAGATAGATTTATTTATAAATTAGTCATAACCAATTCTGATAATTACCTCTTTAGACTCACGTATATAAATCGAAAAACCTTAACACTAAAAATATCACTAATGTTTATAAAACTAGAATTTTAGAAAAAATGACACAATCTGTAGACACAAAACCACAAGTGCAGGAATTGCGTAAATTGCTTGAAGGTCTTGAATGTGGGATGTTAACCACAATTGATGATGATGGCAGTTTACATAGTCGTCCCATGTCAATGTGGAATGAAATTGATAATGATGCCACACTCTGGTTTTTTACCCCAGCTAATTCCCATAAAGTCGTAGAAATTCAACATCATCAACAGGTGAATGTGAGTTTTTCCACACCTAATCAAGAACGATTTGTTTCCATATTAGGAATAGCCCAGTTAACAAGAGAACGTCAGGAAATTCAATCAAAATGGCAGCCAGGATTAGAAATCTGGTTTCCTAAAGGCATAGATGAACCCAATATTGCTTTATTAAAAATAAAAGTTAATAAAGTAGATTATTGGGAAAGTTCATCTAGTTTTA harbors:
- a CDS encoding YgiT-type zinc finger protein, which produces MIKVLLHSYKFSRLPTYHISWNAIPAWVCDQCGESLFETHEVELIQEALTVSDRETADLVSSSSP
- a CDS encoding shikimate dehydrogenase, with product MITGKTKLLGVIGHPVEHSLSPLMHNAALAKLGLDYVYLPFPIAPENLERAIAGFASIGVVGFSITIPHKQAILPLLSEISPVAQAIGAVNTVTRQGDKWVGTNTDVEGFMSLLQTTYHQDWSQKKAVILGNGGAARAVVAGCIQLGFAEIHVVGRNFQKLQAFHQSWQNSPFADKFQVHEWQELPNLLHQANLLVNTTPIGMYPYMEESPLSSQEIGYLPGDTIVYDLIYIPKPTKFLQLAEKQGAIIIDGLEMLVQQGAAALKIWLQQETVPVNEMRQALQNHLGI
- a CDS encoding ATP-binding cassette domain-containing protein — encoded protein: MRQTNLLAYGKPGVSHTEVETAAKIAHAHEFIINLPQQYDTLIVEKGVKLSGGQRQRLAIARALIKNPQLLILDEATSALDTESEYLIQQGLQILLKNRTCLVIAHRLSTIQNADLIVVLEKGKVIEKGNHSELITLGGRYAYLHKMQFPQNLPLDIQ
- a CDS encoding alpha/beta fold hydrolase, translating into MQTSITPSTNPIPGQYWQWRGHNVYYIQAGEPQPQRPPLLLVHGFGASTDHWRKNITELSADFQVFAIDLLGFGRSAKPNLQYSADLWRDQLHDFISEVIGQKTILAGNSLGGYACLCVASQRPESAAGVVLLNSAGPFSQPENQIQPSINPLQKLLGKPVKWAFKQRLAQSLLFQYTRQKWVIRRTLEKVYLDKSAITDQLVAEIQRPAFDKGALDVFVSVFSSPQGAKVDVLLKQLTCPLLLLWGEADPWMKARERSQKFHEYYPQLTEYFLTAGHCPHDEIPEQVNSHLRDWIISLS
- a CDS encoding pyridoxamine 5'-phosphate oxidase family protein, whose amino-acid sequence is MTQSVDTKPQVQELRKLLEGLECGMLTTIDDDGSLHSRPMSMWNEIDNDATLWFFTPANSHKVVEIQHHQQVNVSFSTPNQERFVSILGIAQLTRERQEIQSKWQPGLEIWFPKGIDEPNIALLKIKVNKVDYWESSSSFMPQTISFLELSHP